CGCAAAAGACGTCAGCTTAGGTTGAGGTTATACGCAAAACCCAAAACATTGTTCGCCATAAACCAAATACCTCAATGTTAGGATAGTAAAGAGCCTTGTATATATTTGATATCTACCGTAAACCAAATGCATAAAAAAAGATCTAAATTATGTTGACTTATACATTACTGTCTGCCAAAAATTCCAATTAAAATGAGCACTAAAAAATCCATTATTGGGATTACATTTCTTTCCACGGTCCCTCCAACACTTAGGACTTAGGGTGCAGGGTGCAAATTAAGTTAAGGATTGCCTTTCTTTCCACAGTCCATTGACCAAGTCAATTATGAAATTGGACTCTGTATAACAGACATAAGACAAAACTTCATGTTTTAGAAAAACATTTCATTAATACATACAGGAAACACGAACGGAGTTGTTAACTTTCAATGCGGGACCAAATATATAATGTATACTGCCAGTGTCATGGTATCCAAATTTTCTGCTCACACAAAATAAAAGAACATATCTTCTTTTATCTTGTGTCCCAAGATACTCAATCACAGTCGAAATCTAGGTTACCATAAATCACAAGGCATAAGCAAGAAAATCCAATCAAGTAACAATAATGAACCAGAAAGCATCATTgattaattttgtaaaacaaagtgaaaaaaataatatcatgACACAAGACTCGAGGAAATTAACACAAGGATTATCACCTGAGTTTCGAGAGACTTGCATCTTTCCTTCTCTTTCTGTAAATCATGGAGCAAATCACCCAGAACCTCTTCTTCTTTCCTTTTCAGTCTGTGCATTTAACAATACAGAAAATCAATTTATCATATGATAAAAATACCCGTACTAATCACCGTTCATGTTGACTAAATACCTCTCTTTCAATTGACGATTCTCTTCTTCCAACTGAACCAATGGTGACTCATTACCATTTGCCTTTTGAAGATGAACAAAAACCAATATAATATAAACCCATGTCCAATGTTAGAAAATCATGTTTCCACAAAATAACAAACTACAAAGTGGATTTATGTCTGCATTCAAAGAAAATAATTCAAGGAAAATAAACATCCAAAACAAAAGTTTATTGACACACTCAGTTAAATATTTACTCTAGTTCAGAATACAAATACAAAAAGGACATCCAAAAATTTAACCACTCGGTTAAGAATTTTACTCTAGTTCAGAATACAAATATTGCCAACATACTCTAGTGCACACAAAGTCGCAAATTAACAACAATTACATTTAGTGTAAAGCAGTTATCAGAGGATCACACAATATACCTCACAAATACCAAATGAGGTGATCACCTGTGAATTTGTATTCCGGGTTGATTGGCTGAGCTTTTCAGCAGGTGAATTATTTGGTTCAGTTTGATGTAACCTTGGCAATCTTTGAAATCCATTTTTTTCAAACAATTCTCCCGAGACTGAACCATTCACCCGATTCCTGGAAGTCTGATTTTGCATGTCGTCGTCACCAACATCCTCTGCggaagatgatgatatttcagtATAACCTGCTTGTTTGCCACGGGTTCTGGATTTTGCAACTTTATTCCCACTCAAATGCCCATTGGTCCATGTCTTCTCGCTTGAAGCAATGCCTTTCGTTTGACTTGGGGAACAAGAATCAGGAGAAGCATCTGAAAATACAACAATAGACGGTAAGATCTTTGATTATACTGTTCTCCCACCCTCACCCCCACCCCCAAGCCCCACCCCAAGTAATTAACTCTTTCCTTTACCTCTTTCATGATATTTTTTACTGCGCCGGGGTGCATAGCCAATTTCGTGGCAGTGTGTGGTCCTGTCAAATGCAGAGAAAAGCAAACAATAATATCCCACTATGGAAGATTATACAATGAAATCACATTAAAATCAACTCAACCAACCAATAGAATATACcaatatgtcttttgcattTGAACCAATCGTGACTCAAGTCTTGCGAGAACTGTAGTTCGCTCAAAACCTTGTTTATCATGAGCTGGCTCAACAAAATTGGCTTCAAGGACGCCTTAAAAGGAAAAGTACAGCAATTAGAGCACCAAATCCGATTATTATTACTATTTAGAAGGTAAAAATGGCATCATTGTACCTATAACTCCTCGACCATCGCTACCAGGAGGAtgccaaactctccaaaatggcTGGAATCATAAAAAGCAAACAAGCAATGCAGTTAAGTACAAAGCTAAATTGAGAGACAAAATTATAGGCATGCACAGTTCTTTATAGAATGAAATTTTAACACTGTTTCACATATAGAAATAGCGGAAAAATAATCTGTATTTCGCAACTTGGGGGTGAGAGTAACGAGAACTCGATATTCTATGttattatatttcatttttatttgatgTATTAGAATCCGGGTAttggttatttgattgattCTAATTACATAGTAGAGATTTCCTAGAGAGACTGTGCATACCATATCAATACCCTCATGATATATATAACTCATTCAGCCAATTATGAATTCTATTAAAGTAATCAATCAAAATTTCAAACAAAGAACAACCCCCAGTAAAACTAAATCTTGACACATGACAAAGCCATACAAACAAGGAATGTGGAACAAAAACTTTTAGTGTGGTGGGATAGAAGCTGAGATGAGATGGAACCACCTTGATAAGTCGATTTTTGTGATAGACATTAAATCCCTGAACATCGATATGGTATTTAGCATCCTTCACAAAACCAACAGTAACCACAGCAACCATCTATAACAAAGATGAAAGCTGGTGAGAAACATTGAATGAGATGGATATCAAACATATAATCAAAGGAAAATTACATTAGAATTATTTGAAGGTCCATCAACTCCAGGCTGAGGACGATATGTTATCTCCTGCGACATCATCATATCATTCACTATATTATGGTGCTCGACATCTTTTCCCCGCAAAATAATTCGAAATCCAGGAGGAATTCTGAGGTAGAGAATAGCCACATAACTCTGCAATTCCAGCAAGAACTTCATTAAAAATTGTTTCCAGTTATATGGGTGTCTAATTGTTGCATCAACTTGTAAATGTACATTGTACCATACATTTTCTTTAGAATTTATGCATGACAAATATATTGATTTTACTGCAAGTGGAAAAGGAACAGGAAGGGGAAGGAAGAAAACAAAACACATTCACAATTTCACATGATCCATCCATAAGGGTGATGTGCGTGGACAAACAGTGAAAAAATTATAACTTCTAATTTTGAGCACATCAATCACGCATTTATATAGATGGGATGAAATAATGAGAAAAAATGGTAGTGGAAGTTAATCTACCTAAAGCACAATAAAATTATATCAGATATTTATTAATCACTATAATGTCAAATCTAATTCAAGAAGACTACACCAAATTACATTCGCTTCCCCCTCAAGGTGAACATATAGATAATAATTGAAGCGTTTAACTTGAAACAAAATACGTCTTCAAGAAAATCTTACACTACTATGCATATGGTGTATCAAAGAATAAAAGTATGAAACAGAAAACAGGAGAACGGACATATAAAGATCGGATTTTCTATGTTCCATTGAGCAAAATAATTATGTGATAGATTGGGGTTGAGAGCCAAAGTGTGCACATTTGTTAtagtttcatttttttttttggaaggaTAATAGACATTACCAATTAGAAAACTCTAAATAGGAAATCCATAATCTAACACCATGTTAAACTTTGAAGTGAAAATAATAGTCAATGAGGATGAAACATAATACTAGATTTTCAAGTGGTTCAGCTAAAAAAGCCTGCATCAACGGCTAATGACCATATGAAATTTTCTCAAAACTTATCATCTTCCAAGATTCTCGTGCATTTATTGCCCTCAACTGTACAACCCCACCAGGTGGGACGTCCTTAAATATTTTGTGGGGCaattaatttcaaaatcaaCTTCAACAATCATAAATATTTGAACAAGGGCATAAAGACATCACATGCGCAAGAGACGAGAAACCAAATTAAGGATCCTAGTAAAACAagatctaaataaataaattaagaatTACAAAAGGAAAGTAGATGCACAAGAAATAAGTGAATAAATCATATGATATCTGCAGCATTTTACCCTCAATGAATGTCGATATGTAAGAAAGTGCCTGGAATTAGGATACTTTTTTCCCATTTCTATGCTTCTCTCGTCCCTATTGACACCTCTGATTTGAATATCCTAAAAAATCATAGAATTAAGATATTAGGTTATTACATGTTCACAAACAAAGCAACCGATCTACAATAAAAAGTTATAGTAGCTCACATGTGGATCAgaatcaaaatcaagttctagTAGTCCCTCATCATCCTCCCAAAGATTGTATATAAATATCCGAGTACCTTGCTCCTTCATTTGATAGAACTATcaagtaaaaggagaatatTAGAAAACAGGCTAACATCAAATTTACATACTTGTCCAAAGATGCAGGCGAACTCAAGAGTGAAGAAGCAAGGGATGTCTAATCTAGAGTGAAGAAGCAAGTGATGTCATTGCTCACCCCTACACACTAAGTTAAGAGTCAACAAATTCTGATGTCTGCATTTTAATATATAATCTTCATGCCATGATCCCATAAATCATGATTCAAAGGTGAGACTAGAGAATGTCAAAAGCAAAGCAAATAACAATACaaaatagaattttttttagttgttttttttatttgcgTTGGGTTAGTCCGCCTAACCCACAACCCTAGATGAGTTGAATTGGGTTGAGGTTTTTCCAACCAGCCTAATTGCCAAGATGACGCGAGTCGGGGCAGTCTGTTTTGACAGCTCTAGGTGAGACACCTTCAAACACTATCACCACCAACCACAAGGGAAGACGAAAGTCCAGTTAAATTCAAAGCATCAAGGTTGGCACAATCTTTATCCCATAAGCACATTCCAATCCATTAAACAATTTTTCAAGCTTAACTCAACCATAATAGACAAGATAAagtaaattaaattattgggCAGCCCTTGGTTGCCATGATAGAATAATGGAGTATTTTTTACGGTACCTATCTCTGGAAGCTACCCAGTACAAGCTTTTCCCCACAACATTACTATCTTTCTGGACCAGAGAGTTCGAGTAAACCGAAACTGAAGTGATTTGAATGGGAGAAAGAGGATAATTATCTGTTTTATCTGGTGTGGTGTGGTGTGGTGTGGTGTTGAAAGGTTCTTATCAGGCAATAGGCATGTAGTTTTGAATTAAGTAACTAAAGAGGCGCCAAACATAGTATCCTGGTAGATTATTTAACAATCCACCCTCTATCAAACTACCAAATAGAGGTTAGTAATATAGTCAAAAACATGCACACCGTACCACACCTTCACGACCACACAAATAAATAAAGATTTTACAAATTATTATTCACAAACAGCTATGGGACACAGTCAATTCAATATTCAACCAGTTTGGGCGCAAACAGAAACAATTTTTACTTATACCCTGATTCAGAATTCTTTAGCAAGGTGGGACGCTCTTCAACCTAGTCCACACATTCACGATGTTGTCTCATTTGAAAGTCTTCTATTCTCACGTTAATGGACCAAGCAATATGAAGACATATGCTTCAGCTCATTTAGTTTCATTAATATAGAGTGActtcttctttaatttttgtCACATGCTACATCCAGACTTACAGAGATTCAAGCTCCTCTTACGATTGATTGAATAGGCATCCATTACTTAAGGCGTGCAATCGACTTTGCATTTAGTGGACTATACGTATAGTTTGTCCTTTAGTTGGGGTTTTTTACTACAAAATTTCACACTCTTTGTATTTCCTCTTCTCTTCAATCCATTGGGGTAGAGAATTAGAGATCTTTGCCAATCCCACCATACTATTTTTTCATGAAGCATCTAAAATATTTGACTACTTAGTCCAAAATATAGCCACTCATGACCTATTCATGTGTTTCAAGTTCAAAATgttgaattttctcatatttgtaTGCTCAAGTATCATATGTCGAACTTGAATAGGAACTCAAATAAACATGTCCGCGATCAAATAACAAGGAGGCCAAGCTCCATTATCTGAAAACTTTGATCCATGGGTGATAAAACCCACATGAAAAGAGTTCACAACCAAGCCCTACGTGATGAGAATCAAGATCAGCCTGGATTGATTTGGCTTTGTATAAGAATCATGCAGGAATCGgaagatgaaaaaaaaaattaaattagacAAGCTACCCTAACCTGCAGCAAAGGCCTTACTCTGAGTGCACACAAAGACAAAGCCAAAGATGAGTGAATATTGAGGATTAAGGATCATTGTTCATAGACACGAAGAACAAGGTCATAAGTGAGATGACTTTATGCCTTAATTAATGCTGCTTAAAATTTTATTCAATAATCTaaactatattttatatcattGACTGAGAAAAACATAGAAGATCACCTGCCGAAGAAGATCTTCTTCACTTGAAAAAGGAGACCATTGAACTATAGTTTCAACATTTCTCTTCCAGTCATCAGTGGATGATCGAATAATCTTCTTCCAATCTTTTCCACTTCTTTCATAATCAAGCTTTTGACAAAATTTAGGAAAAAATGTCAATAGTCATGGCCCAGCATTattgaaaaaattaaatatcaaaCGAAATACCATAACGATAGTATCTAAATAAGAACAATTACAGTAGGCACAAAATATGACTCTCTTTGATTTGCATAATGCAGGGGGCGGGCATGACAGAACAAGATGTGCACATCACAGTTTTGACTTCTAATTTTTTTCTTAGCGATTGAGAATCTTAATATGTAGCGTGGGCTACATCAACTAAGAAGCATGTGAAGTCAATAATCTCATACACAGTACAAATCACAAAGTTACTCACTATGGGAACCACAGTATCTTCTTTTCCTGTGCTCCTCAAAAAAGTATAGGATAGTAATCCTATGCTTTGAGTGGGCCTAAAACAGATTCAGAAATTCATAAATCAGTCGAGTAATAAAAGCAAACATCCAGATCAGCATTCCGGAGGAAATAATAGGTTAAATGACCAAATTGGAATCAAACAATCGCTAGTGTATGTTGAGCACTCCACCATATGATATCCATGAAATTATGAAACAAAGACTATCACAGGGCTGACGTATCAGATCTCTGTCCAAATGGCAGATTCACAGGCCCTCCTCGAGGCTTTGAAAAGTCAACACTAGAGCATTTGTCCTCAAAGTTCAACAAAAAGACACCATATGACTCCAAACAATATTCAGTAAAAGTTCCAAAACCCTGACCACTTACCTAGGAGAAGTAAAAGTTGAAAAGCAGGCAGTTGTTGCTGTCGAagaaaacttaaaaaaaaaaaagacgctTTTATTGGCAAAATTCAAGACCAATCAGTCACCAAGTAAACATATCCAAGTTCATCTTAACGACAAACTTTTAATGTTCAATGATGAAGCTTTTTCAGGGCATAAAATTTTTAGTACAGCAATAAAGCACCGATGAAATCGAAAAATATCAAGATAAGCACTAGTGATGTAGTTAACCACAATACCACATGGTCCTCAGTCCTCACTCCTCCGAAATATAGAATCCACCAGTTCAAAATGAAGGAGATATTATATCAAAGCACAGGGTCTGTACAGCCATAATACAAACTTATTGTGGAACAATATTCATTAAACAAAATTTGCAAATCATGGAAGTTGACTACTTCGCACGAAGTTCAGTTGCACATGGAACCTGATAAAAAATATGACAAACAAAAATGCAAACCTGCATCCATCCTTCCCACGACTTCGAGAAAAAACAATTACATCAGCACCAAGCCTCATGGTGCTTGTCTTGAAGCCATTTCCATCTGGCATGCACAGTTTCCCAAGTAAATTTAATAAGAACTACTAAGACATGTCATTAGAAGTCAAATGGAACGCACAgccagagagagagagagaactGACATTGCCCGATAGTGTCTACCATTTTGCTTTTTGAGGAATAACCCAGAGACATGCATTGACGAATTTTATTAGGGTCCATTCCACCACCATTATCTATGAAAATCTCATGGTAAGCAGATTGAACATGAGGTTATCAAATAATAAACCTCAAAAGGTCAAGAATAAACTAAATAGATTAGGAATATAATCAGTTAAGCAAGCATGCACAGACAAAACGGAAAGAACTATTTGGAAGCCAATAATACAGGTGTTATTCATATCAACAAAAGCCCAAAAGAAGGTAAAATTAGCACAATAATTTATGGTTTTAACCTCACATTATGACTTACTAGTGGACAAGTTTCCATTTCTTAGGGATAATTTTCCATTACATAGAAAGTAAAATTAGCACATAATTTATGGTTTTAACCTCACATTTTGAGTCACTAGTGTACAAGTTTCCATTTCTTAGGGATAATTTCCATTTCAGAGGAACAAATATTAAATTACTTGAGCTTTGCTCTACGAAAGACCTTTTCATTCTGTTCTCCCAACTATAAAGAGCATTTCATACAAACATATATGTTCCTTCTTTACACCTTAGTCTTCGACAGTGATATTATATGAAAATACCTTCAACCAGTAACATTTTGGTCCCATCTTTCTTGCTCTTGACCATATCTAAGTTGACATGTGTCGCTCCACTGCAGACCTAACAACAGATATATAACAAGAGAGAAGTCTGATTCCTGACGTAAAAAATTTGTAGTACAATATAGATCAACCAGATGGTAGAATTGATATACCTCATCCAAGGAATTGTCTAGAAGTTCTGCAAAAGCTACAAAATGAACACACACACAGTTCCAGGACAGTAAGAAATGGAACCTCATACAAGTGCACCTCATCGTAAACAGAACATGCATCACAAAAATGGGAGATTGTaactagggatgtaaatgaaccgTGCCGGTTCGCGAGCTTTTCAATCTAgctcgaaaaatatttgattcgtATTCGAGCTTACACTCATCATCGTATTCGGCTCGATTCGGTTTGTTTACACCCATAATTGTAACATTTCATTTCCACCAAAACAGAAGCATGCATCACAAAACATTATATCTCAACTATTCAAACAGGATGTAGTTCCTTTACCTCCAAGAACCCACTTATGACTGGTCGCATTTGAATGCAGAAATTTGGGATGTATTCTGACATGATCCATACTACCTGTAGATTTATAAGAGAGATCAGTTTGGAATAGGGccatttcataaaattaaaaaactAAGTTCTCGATAGCAAAGAAGGTGAAAACAGACTAACGAAGACATACTTAAGCAGTCACTCAAGAATTAACAGAACCATATACTGCATTTTGACCTATTATTGCACACTGATATGAGTAGTCACTGGACACCGTTTTTCTACATTCAAACCAAATGGAGTTTAATCCACTCTCATAGAAGTTAATTCTAGAAAACTAGGGTGACTTCATCCTCTAGACCCCATTTTAGGCGAAGACCACAACGTTATTCACTAATGCAGAAGTCAGGGTGCAACAACGAGAGCATACGCACAACCCTCAGGAGTCATCTCCAGCGCTTCTAGCGCATCTTCTACTCCCGAGAAAAAGATACTCacaaaataaacatgcaagaaGCAAAAACTCACCGCTATAAGAATCCCTAACGACAACAGCCGACGTCGCTTCATAATCCCCCGCCTTCCAGAACTTCTTGATAGACCCCTCCACCGGCGCCGCCACTATAGACCCTACATTCGCCGTTGAAGGAGAAGACACACCCAACGGAGGCCGTCTAGGCGGTAAAAGGTCCAAAAATCCCACCGGCAAGTCCCCCGCCACCTTCTTCTTCTTATTTTTCCCATCAATCACATCAACGCTAAAATCCCTAGACCTTTTCCCACTGTTCCTAACTTCAGCACCGTCGTCGGAAGAAGAATCAGAATCCGAACTCGATAGCTCGATAACGGACGGAGGCTGCCCGTAATCCGCGTTCGGCTTATTCATACAGGTGAAATTGTGATCGATGAGTTCTTGCTTGACCTGCAGCCTATCGTTGTTCGCCATGGGAGTGGAAATCGAAAAGGAAGAATCCTGCGAACAACAATTGGAAGAAGGCAAAAGATTTAaataaacgtcatggcagtcgAAAAGGTAAACGGACAGATCAAACGTGTGGTGCTTTCGGGAAAATCGTGTTGCTTTCCTCAGACACAAAAGCACGCTTTCATGTTGTTTAAATTATAGCtgtatctatatctatataaacaaagtttttgttttgaaaaatttcctctaaaaaatttgatatagaagaaaatatatttattagtaTTATATATACCGTATTAAatacttaaaaaaattatatgcgaagtttttaaatttttgaaaatatttaaatttgaatttgatGTCCActgaaaatataaattatatttaagtgTCTACATTAATTATATTATCATTAAATTCAATTATGGTTTTTTGTATTACATTTAGACTGCGTTTGGTAAaaggataaaataaactaatgattagtaagtaaatgattaaaaaaatgattgtaattgaaatataatatataatgtaaaatagtattatgtttggtatgatttttaagtatgggataattttgaattttttgatgaaatgacaaaattgcctttttcttaattttttcttctttactCCGGCGACGGTCGGCAGTGGTCTGACGACGGCCCGATGACGGAGGTGGTCCCACGACGGCCCGATGACGGAGGTGGTCCGACGGCCGACGACGTCGGCGGCAGGAGGCGATCGACCCTCGGTGGTCCGGCAGTGAACCGACGGTCCGGCGACAGACCGACGAAGGAGGTGGTCCGACAGCCAGCGGCGGTC
This is a stretch of genomic DNA from Primulina eburnea isolate SZY01 chromosome 11, ASM2296580v1, whole genome shotgun sequence. It encodes these proteins:
- the LOC140805759 gene encoding protein MICRORCHIDIA 7-like isoform X1, with amino-acid sequence MANNDRLQVKQELIDHNFTCMNKPNADYGQPPSVIELSSSDSDSSSDDGAEVRNSGKRSRDFSVDVIDGKNKKKKVAGDLPVGFLDLLPPRRPPLGVSSPSTANVGSIVAAPVEGSIKKFWKAGDYEATSAVVVRDSYSGDMDHVRIHPKFLHSNATSHKWVLGAFAELLDNSLDEVCSGATHVNLDMVKSKKDGTKMLLVEDNGGGMDPNKIRQCMSLGYSSKSKMVDTIGQYGNGFKTSTMRLGADVIVFSRSRGKDGCRPTQSIGLLSYTFLRSTGKEDTVVPILDYERSGKDWKKIIRSSTDDWKRNVETIVQWSPFSSEEDLLRQFYQMKEQGTRIFIYNLWEDDEGLLELDFDSDPHDIQIRGVNRDERSIEMGKKYPNSRHFLTYRHSLRSYVAILYLRIPPGFRIILRGKDVEHHNIVNDMMMSQEITYRPQPGVDGPSNNSNMVAVVTVGFVKDAKYHIDVQGFNVYHKNRLIKPFWRVWHPPGSDGRGVIGVLEANFVEPAHDKQGFERTTVLARLESRLVQMQKTYWTTHCHEIGYAPRRSKKYHERDASPDSCSPSQTKGIASSEKTWTNGHLSGNKVAKSRTRGKQAGYTEISSSSAEDVGDDDMQNQTSRNRVNGSVSGELFEKNGFQRLPRLHQTEPNNSPAEKLSQSTRNTNSQANGNESPLVQLEEENRQLKERLKRKEEEVLGDLLHDLQKEKERCKSLETQLKDSNCKYEELSKEQESIIDIFQEERQRRDIEEENLRKKLKEASNTIQESSNTIQGLMGQIRLLEREFSTGKR
- the LOC140805759 gene encoding protein MICRORCHIDIA 7-like isoform X2; translation: MANNDRLQVKQELIDHNFTCMNKPNADYGQPPSVIELSSSDSDSSSDDGAEVRNSGKRSRDFSVDVIDGKNKKKKVAGDLPVGFLDLLPPRRPPLGVSSPSTANVGSIVAAPVEGSIKKFWKAGDYEATSAVVVRDSYSGSMDHVRIHPKFLHSNATSHKWVLGAFAELLDNSLDEVCSGATHVNLDMVKSKKDGTKMLLVEDNGGGMDPNKIRQCMSLGYSSKSKMVDTIGQYGNGFKTSTMRLGADVIVFSRSRGKDGCRPTQSIGLLSYTFLRSTGKEDTVVPILDYERSGKDWKKIIRSSTDDWKRNVETIVQWSPFSSEEDLLRQFYQMKEQGTRIFIYNLWEDDEGLLELDFDSDPHDIQIRGVNRDERSIEMGKKYPNSRHFLTYRHSLRSYVAILYLRIPPGFRIILRGKDVEHHNIVNDMMMSQEITYRPQPGVDGPSNNSNMVAVVTVGFVKDAKYHIDVQGFNVYHKNRLIKPFWRVWHPPGSDGRGVIGVLEANFVEPAHDKQGFERTTVLARLESRLVQMQKTYWTTHCHEIGYAPRRSKKYHERDASPDSCSPSQTKGIASSEKTWTNGHLSGNKVAKSRTRGKQAGYTEISSSSAEDVGDDDMQNQTSRNRVNGSVSGELFEKNGFQRLPRLHQTEPNNSPAEKLSQSTRNTNSQANGNESPLVQLEEENRQLKERLKRKEEEVLGDLLHDLQKEKERCKSLETQLKDSNCKYEELSKEQESIIDIFQEERQRRDIEEENLRKKLKEASNTIQESSNTIQGLMGQIRLLEREFSTGKR